In Malus sylvestris chromosome 15, drMalSylv7.2, whole genome shotgun sequence, a single genomic region encodes these proteins:
- the LOC126605219 gene encoding uncharacterized protein LOC126605219 — protein sequence MAMYIRVKRSKTTYFIQCEPTETSLDIKQKLHDLTDQPVNDQRVILVSTGEVLEDSKTLADQKVENDAVVALAFRKDDNEFEEVNIVRPDDFYQSRDADAGNW from the exons ATG GCCATGTATATCCGTGTTAAGCGTAGTAAGACAACTTACTTTATCCAGTGTGAACCAACTGAGACAAGTTTAGATATTAAGCAGAAATTGCATGATCTTACTGATCAACCGGTCAATGATCAGCGCGTGATCTTAGTCAGTACCGGGGAAGTATTGGAGGATTCAAAGACGTTGGCAGATCAGAAG GTTGAAAATGATGCCGTTGTTGCATTGGCCTTCAGAAAAG ATGACAATGAGTTTGAAGAGGTCAACATTGTACGACCAGACGACTTCTATCAGTCTCGTGATGCAGATGCAGGCAATTGGTGA
- the LOC126605215 gene encoding uncharacterized protein LOC126605215, translated as MKDFRPKTACRFSGNLPPYPKPKPTQWKGRDSPVSAPQRKSHVPPSLHLQALLKLKHKEVQGTSRTSTRAYGGCPSSASPSTRTPGRTFSASPMACSNRLPECSNFPVPSMLPTEALTVVLKSFDARKQVMC; from the exons ATGAAGGATTTTCGACCCAAAACGGCGTGCCGTTTCTCTGGAAATTTGCCTCCttatcccaaaccaaaacccacTCAGTGGAAAGGGCGAGACTCTCCGGTCTCCGCACCTCAGCGGAAAAGCCATGTCCCTCCTTCCCTCCACCTCCAAGCTTTGCTGAAATTGAAGCACAAAGAAGTGCAGGGGACGTCAAGAACAAGTACGAGGGCATATGGAGGCTGTCCAAGCTCGGCGTCTCCGTCGACAAGGACCCCGGGAAGGACTTTCTCGGCGTCTCCGATGGCTTGCTCGAACAGATTGCCAGAGTGCTCGAATTTCCCT GTTCCTTCGATGCTGCCGACGGAGGCCTTGACGGTGGTTCTGAAATCTTTTGATGCAAGGAAG CAAGTAATGTGCTGA
- the LOC126602659 gene encoding non-specific lipid-transfer protein 1-like, which translates to MATPSGHLLLKLLVCTVLVLMVAALAPKAEEGTLVCDIIQVQETMWACRPYIFKRGELTKACCNGVKTVYRNVKTAVDRQAACECIIDLAPFNRTSETRIAGLPTKCGIPNNNCTI; encoded by the coding sequence ATGGCTACCCCCTCCGGGCACCTCCTCCTTAAGCTGCTTGTTTGCACGGTGCTGGTGCTTATGGTGGCGGCTCTTGCGCCCAAGGCTGAAGAGGGAACCCTCGTTTGTGATATTATTCAGGTGCAGGAAACCATGTGGGCATGCAGACCATACATCTTTAAACGTGGGGAGTTGACTAAAGCTTGCTGCAATGGGGTCAAGACCGTCTACAGAAATGTTAAGACCGCCGTTGACCGCCAGGCGGCCTGCGAGTGCATCATAGATTTAGCCCCGTTTAATCGTACTAGTGAAACCCGGATTGCTGGCCTTCCTACCAAGTGTGGGATTCCCAACAATAACTGCACAATATGA